From the genome of Denticeps clupeoides chromosome 4, fDenClu1.1, whole genome shotgun sequence, one region includes:
- the urod gene encoding uroporphyrinogen decarboxylase codes for MSKDNQILPKDFPELRNDTFLRAARGEEVQHVPVWCMRQAGRYLPEFRESRAGKDFFETCRSPEACCELTLQPLRRFPLDAAIIFSDILVVPQALGMDVQMVAGKGPTFTEPLKEPEDLQRLRTKVDVPAELGYVFKAITLTRHRLEGKVPLIGFTGAPWTLMAYMIEGGGSTTYSKPKRWLYRYPEASHRLLQQLTDVIVEYLIGQVAAGAQALQVFESHAGCLGPVQFQEFALPYLRDIAKKVKERLKESGLDNVPMIVFAKDGHYALEDLSESHYEVVGLDWTIDPSSARVRTEGKVSLQGNMDPCALYAPKARISEIVRKMLEGFGTQGYIANLGHGLYPDMDPENVGAFVEAVHTHSRQLLNLQ; via the exons ATGAGCAAGGACAACCAGATTCT GCCAAAGGACTTCCCTGAGCTCAGAAATGACACTTTCCTGCGTGCAGCACGTGGTGAAGAAGTTCAGCATGTCCCAGTCTGGTGCATGAGACAAGCCGGCCGTTATCTGCCGG AGTTCAGAGAGTCCCGAGCGGGAAAAGACTTCTTTGAAACGTGCCGTTCTCCCGAGGCTTGCTGCGAGCTCACTCTCCAG CCATTGCGACGCTTTCCATTGGATGCGGCCATTATTTTCTCTGACATCCTAGTTGTCCCTCAG GCCTTAGGTATGGATGTTCAGATGGTGGCAGGGAAGGGTCCCACATTCACAGAGCCTCTGAAGGAGCCAGAGGACTTGCAGCGGCTTCGGACCAAAGTGGACGTGCCTGCTGAGCTGGGCTACGTCTTTAAAGCCATCACGCTCACTCGACACAGACTGGAGGGCAAGGTCCCCCTCATCGGGTTCACTGGAGCGCCC TGGACCTTGATGGCCTACATGATTGAGGGCGGCGGTTCCACCACGTACTCCAAACCCAAGCGCTGGCTCTACCGTTACCCAGAAGCCAGCCACAGGTTACTGCAGCAGCTGACTGATGTGATTGTGGAGTATCTGATAGGTCAGGTGGCAGCAGGGGCCCAG GCCTTGCAGGTATTTGAGTCCCATGCTGGCTGCCTGGGGCCAGTGCAGTTTCAGGAGTTTGCCCTGCCATACCTCAGAGACATCGCCAAGAAGGTGAAGGAGCGGCTGAAAGAGTCAGGCTTGGACAATGTGCCCATG ATTGTGTTTGCAAAAGATGGCCATTATGCCCTTGAGGACCTGTCAGAGTCACATTATGAGGTGGTGGGTCTGGACTGGACCATTGACCCCAGCTCAGCACG GGTGAGGACAGAGGGCAAAGTAAGTCTCCAAGGCAACATGGACCCCTGTGCTCTGTATGCTCCAAAG GCGCGCATATCTGAGATTGTGAGGAAGATGCTGGAGGGTTTCGGCACACAGGGGTACATTGCCAACCTGGGGCATGGACTGTACCCTGACATGGACCCAGAAAATGTGGGTGCTTTCGTGGAGGCCGTCCACACCCACTCACGTCAGCTCCTTAATCTCCAATAA